In the genome of Abyssalbus ytuae, the window GCAGTCAGGTGGTCGTGGTAAATTTGCAGATATTGTGTTTACTATGTCTCCTGCCGATGAAGAAAAAACCGGTCTTGAGTTTATTAACGAGATAAAAGGAGGAAATATTCCTAAAGAATATATACCATCTGTAGAAAAAGGTTTCAGAGAGGCTATGAAAAATGGTCCTTTAGCCGGATTTGAAATGGATAGTATGAAGATTACGCTTACTGATGGTTCATTCCATGCGGTTGACTCCGATTCGTTATCTTTCGAATTGGCTGCTAAATTAGGTTATAAAGCTGCAGCAAAAGCCGCTAAAGCTGTATTAATGGAACCAATCATGAAGCTGGAAGTGCTTACTCCTGAAGAAAATATGGGAGATATAGTAGGAGACCTTAACCGTCGTCGCGGACAAGTAAACAGTATGGACGACAGGGCTGGATCTAAGGTAATTAAAGCAGTGGTGCCTTTATCTGAGATGTTTGGATATGTTACTGCATTGAGGACCTTGTCTTCTGGTAGAGCAACTTCTACAATGGAATTTTCACATTATGCTGAAACTCCTTCAAATATTGCTGAAGAGGTGATTAAAGCAGCAAAAGGGGTAACCGCTTAAATTTTATCGAAATGAGTCAGAAAATAAGAATAAAACTAAAATCATACGATCACAATCTTGTGGATAAATCGGCTGAGAAGATCGTAAAAACAGTAAAAACTACAGGAGCGGTTGTTACAGGGCCTATACCTTTACCAACCCACAAAAAATTATTTACTGTGTTACGTTCGCCTCACGTAAATAAGAAGTCCAGAGAGCAGTTTCAATTAAGTTCCTATAAAAGATTGCTTGATATTTACAGCTCTTCATCAAAAACTATTGATGCTTTAATGAAGCTTGAATTGCCAAGTGGTGTTGAAGTAGAGATTAAGGTGTGATAGGGGGATTCAGAATTCATAATTCTGAATTTTTAAAACATGTCTCTGGTGATGGCCGGGGAAAAACGGAAAAAAATACTTTCAGCAGGGTTGAGGTGTTTTGACCCTGCTTTTTTAAGTATATAAAGTGAATTATTAATAATGAAGATTTGATGGCTTGCTAAACTGTAAGTCTAGAATCGTAAATCGTAAATTAAATGTCTGGGTTAATTGGAAAAAAAGTAGGCATGACCAGCATCTTTGACGAGAATGGAAAAAATATTCCATGTACTGTTATAGAAGCTGGGCCATGTGTGGTTACCCAAGTCAGAACCAAAGAGGTTGACGGGTATGAAGCTCTTCAGCTTGGTTTCGATGACAAGGCAGAAAAACGTGCTAATAAAGCTGAGTTAGGTCATGCTAAAAAGGCAGGTACTTCTGCTAAGAAGAAGGTTGTTGAATTCCAGGAATTTGAAGGAGAATACAAATTAGGTGATACTGTGACAGTAGAGCAATTTGTAGAAGGAGAATTTGTTGATGTGACAGGTACATCAAAAGGAAAAGGTTTTCAGGGTGTTGTAAAAAGACATGGTTTTGGTGGTGTTGGTCAGTCTACACACGGTCAGCATAACCGTTTAAGAGCCCCTGGTTCTATTGGAGCTGCATCATATCCTGCGCGCGTGTTTAAAGGTATGCGTATGGCCGGAAGAATGGGTGCAGAAAAAGTAACAGTACAAAACTTAAGAGTGTTAAAAGTTGTTCCTGAGAAAAATCTTTTAGTTGTTAAAGGATGTGTTCCCGGGCACAAAAACGCTTATGTAATCATTCAGAAGTAATGGAAGTAGCAGTTTTAGATATTAATGGAAAAGAAACAGGTAGAAAGGTGAAGCTTTCTAAAGATGTTTTTGGTATAGAACCTAATAATCATGCTGTTTATTTAGATGTGAAGCAATATCTGGCAAATCGACGTCAGGGAACTCATAAGTCTAAAGAAAGAGCAGAGATAGCAGGTAGTACACGTAAAATTAAAAAACAAAAGGGTACCGGTACAGCAAGGGCAGGAAGTATAAAATCTCCTGTATTTGTAGGTGGAGGTAGAATTTTTGGTCCAAGACCTAAAGATTATACACAGAAACTAAACAAAACCCTTAAACGTTTAGCGCGTAAATCAGCATTGAGTATTAAAGCAAAAGAAAACTCTATCGTAGTTTTAGAAGACTTTAATTTTGATGCTCCCAAAACAAAAGATTTTATTAATGTTTTGAAAGCCTTAGGGTTAGAGAATAAAAAATCTTTATTTGTGTTGGGTGATACAAATAAAAATGTATATTTGTCGTCGCGTAATTTAAAAGCTTCTGAAGTTATAACTTCTTCAGAATTAAACACTTACAAAATAATTAACGCGAATAATGTAGTGTTTTTAGAGGGTTCTCTAGAAGGAATTGAGTCAAACTTAAGTAAATAAAAGAAACCATGAGTGTGTTAATAAAGCCAATTATTACGGAAAAAGTGACCGCTGATAGCGAATTAAATAACCGCTATGGTTTCATTGTTGATTCAAGAGCTAATAAAATAGAAATAAAAAATGCAGTGGAAGCTGCTTATGGAGTTTCTGTTGAAAAGGTGCGTACAATGAATTATGGTCCTAAAAGAAGAACACGTTACACAAAAACTGGTATTCAGCACGGTAAAACTAATGCAGTGAAGAAAGCTATTGTTCAGGTAACGGAAGGAGATACTATTGATTTTTATAGTAATATATAAGTAACGACGAAAAAAGATGTCAGTTAGAAAATTAAAACCGATAACTCCTGCACAGCGTTTTAGAGTAGTAAATGGGTTTGACGCCATTACTACTGATAAGCCGGAGAAAAGCTTGCTTGCTCCGTTAAAAAAGTCAGGAGGTAGAAACAGTCAAGGGAAAATGACTATGCGCTATATTGGCGGTGGTCATAAGAGAAAATATCGTTTGATTGACTTTAAAAGAAATAAAACTGGAGCTGAAGCTACAGTTGAGTCGATTCAGTACGATCCAAACAGAACTGCATTCATTGCATTGATCAAATATTCTGATGGCGAAAAGAGCTATATAATAGCTCAAAATGGTCTTAAGGTTGGTCAAACTGTAGTTTCTGGTGCTAGTGTGGCCCCGGAAATTGGAAATGCAATGCCTTTAAGTGATATACCGTTAGGTACGATTATTTCGTGTATCGAATTACATCCTGGTCAGGGTGCTGTAATGGCTCGTTCTGCGGGTGCTTTTGCGCAGTTAATGGCAAGGGATGGTAAGTTTGCTACTGTAAAGCTTCCTTCGGGTGAAACAAGGTTGATACTTGTTACATGTATGGCAACTATTGGAGCTGTATCTAACTCGGATCATCAGTTAATAGTATCTGGTAAAGCAGGTAGAAGCAGATGGTTAGGTAGAAGACCAAGGACAAGACCGGTGGTTATGAACCCTGTAGATCATCCTATGGGTGGTGGTGAAGGTAGGGCTTCCGGAGGTCATCCAAGATCAAGAAAAGGAATACCTGCTAAAGGTTATAGAACACGTTCTAAAACCAAAGCGAGTAACAAGTATATAATAGAACGTAGAAAGAAATAAAAGGATTAAAAAATGGCACGTTCACTTAAAAAAGGACCTTACGTTCACTATAGTTTAGAGAAAAAAGTTCAGCAAAATGTTGAATCTGGAAAG includes:
- the rpsJ gene encoding 30S ribosomal protein S10; the protein is MSQKIRIKLKSYDHNLVDKSAEKIVKTVKTTGAVVTGPIPLPTHKKLFTVLRSPHVNKKSREQFQLSSYKRLLDIYSSSSKTIDALMKLELPSGVEVEIKV
- the rplC gene encoding 50S ribosomal protein L3; the encoded protein is MSGLIGKKVGMTSIFDENGKNIPCTVIEAGPCVVTQVRTKEVDGYEALQLGFDDKAEKRANKAELGHAKKAGTSAKKKVVEFQEFEGEYKLGDTVTVEQFVEGEFVDVTGTSKGKGFQGVVKRHGFGGVGQSTHGQHNRLRAPGSIGAASYPARVFKGMRMAGRMGAEKVTVQNLRVLKVVPEKNLLVVKGCVPGHKNAYVIIQK
- the rplD gene encoding 50S ribosomal protein L4, with the translated sequence MEVAVLDINGKETGRKVKLSKDVFGIEPNNHAVYLDVKQYLANRRQGTHKSKERAEIAGSTRKIKKQKGTGTARAGSIKSPVFVGGGRIFGPRPKDYTQKLNKTLKRLARKSALSIKAKENSIVVLEDFNFDAPKTKDFINVLKALGLENKKSLFVLGDTNKNVYLSSRNLKASEVITSSELNTYKIINANNVVFLEGSLEGIESNLSK
- the rplW gene encoding 50S ribosomal protein L23 codes for the protein MSVLIKPIITEKVTADSELNNRYGFIVDSRANKIEIKNAVEAAYGVSVEKVRTMNYGPKRRTRYTKTGIQHGKTNAVKKAIVQVTEGDTIDFYSNI
- the rplB gene encoding 50S ribosomal protein L2, with product MSVRKLKPITPAQRFRVVNGFDAITTDKPEKSLLAPLKKSGGRNSQGKMTMRYIGGGHKRKYRLIDFKRNKTGAEATVESIQYDPNRTAFIALIKYSDGEKSYIIAQNGLKVGQTVVSGASVAPEIGNAMPLSDIPLGTIISCIELHPGQGAVMARSAGAFAQLMARDGKFATVKLPSGETRLILVTCMATIGAVSNSDHQLIVSGKAGRSRWLGRRPRTRPVVMNPVDHPMGGGEGRASGGHPRSRKGIPAKGYRTRSKTKASNKYIIERRKK